A part of Dermacentor variabilis isolate Ectoservices chromosome 10, ASM5094787v1, whole genome shotgun sequence genomic DNA contains:
- the LOC142560604 gene encoding uncharacterized protein LOC142560604, with protein sequence MSARHFASGDGADVRPPDTRLSTRGVESRLPGWIPERDLREAGSSSGAQPKPSPVTACCPGSRPSKTARMQRKTTAVTATAAAMPRRRRSYEDSFVNRQSQELARLSLAEAREEDDSGMTSAEGAPPRQATAAYAGGDGDASAMDFAADEQHAVEGVDAARACFPQGTFGEGWSLTWVCQPSAAPFASACRDLRKP encoded by the exons GCACTTCGCTTCGGGAGACGGCGCCGACGTCCGTCCTCCGGACACTCGCCTCTCGACCAGGGGCGTCGAGTCCCGTCTCCCCGGCTGGATCCCGGAGCGGGACCTGCGCGAGGCCGGCTCCTCCTCGGGCGCCCAGCCCAAGCCGAGCCCCGTGACGGCGTGCTGCCCCGGCTCCCGACCCTCGAAGACGGCTCGCATGCAGCGCAAGACCACCGCGGTGACGGCGACCGCCGCTGCGATGCCCCGCCGTCGCCGGTCGTACGAGGACAGCTTCGTGAACCGGCAGAGCCAGGAGCTGGCCCGGCTAAGCCTCGCCGAGGCACGGGAAGAGGACGACAGCGGGATGACGAGCGCGGAAGGCGCCCCTCCGCGGCAGGCCACCGCCGCCTACGCCGGAGGCGACGGCGACGCGTCGGCGATGGATTTCGCGGCCGACGAACAGCACGCGGTGGAAGGCGTCGACGCGGCGCGGGCCTGCTTTCCGCAG GGCACGTTCGGCGAGGGGTGGAGCCTGACCTGGGTGTGCCAGCCGTCCGCGGCGCCGTTCGCCTCAGCGTGCCGAGATCTGCGCAAGCCGTAG